From the Ipomoea triloba cultivar NCNSP0323 chromosome 8, ASM357664v1 genome, the window AGTTCCTCTGCAAAACTAATTTTTAGAACAGTAACCTCTGCAAATGGCTCCATCACTGCTGTACGCGAAACGCGCACAGCAGTGCTCACTCGGGCGTCAAGCACGCCTGACAcatctgattttttttaaaatatcaaaaaaaaaataaaaaaatccatcCCCTCTTATTTTCTATTTCCTAAACACACTcacaaaaatttctcaaaaatcgcAAAAAACTCTATTGATAAGAATGCTTTTAGCTTCTTGAGCCCCTACAGTGCCACATTTGTAATAGACTATCATCTACTGTATTAAAACTACCAAATgttcattaatataaattacACACTTCAATTcctactaaattaaatattcacTGTCTACCAAAAGTACTATGCATCATTAAACAGTACAGTACCCTGTACCCGTACCCCCATAACAAATTAcgcaatcaaaattaaaatatactataaGAAATTTTACTCTTATAAAACAATACACACTTAGTATCTAAATGACGAGAGAAACTTCACAACCCTTTTAGATATAGGTAAATCCTGTCTTGTAGTCTTAgtcagcaaaggaccacaactCATAGTTGAAGGGCGAAGATTTGAACTCATAACTTTTTGGGTACAAGTGTGGATCTGAGAATCTCTTACTGTCTTGATTGGGGTTACCCCGAATAGCTACGGCTTACTGTAGATTAGCTGCAGGATTGATGAGTGAGAAAGAAAACAAGATATAAGTCATAAAAGTCGGATCCTTGAACGCATGTGATTAATTGGTATGACATTCAATTGTAGGCCAGCATGCTTTTTTTTCATAGCATAATTTTACTGAATGAATTTCCAGGAAGTTGCATGTATCATATATGCTTCAAAAGATCAGATCACAGAATCCACCGCTCGCTTTATTTTCAGTCTTTGTTGGGGGTTGAGGATGgtgaccattttttattttttattttttatttttttaaattcggGTGACGAGGAAAATTAATTTCAGAATAAATTTTGCTTCATAGTTATAATCAACAAAACACataaaaaaaggtaaaaacaCTAGAAAAATTCGGCCGTCATGATTCTACTAAGAGGGTGTTGGCAAGAATGTAAACAAATGACATTATTTAGGCACGAAAATTATAATTCATCCATTTCGTTATCTCTTTCGGGACAGGAGCCTGGCAATTTTATTCTAATACATGTTGAGTTTGTATCGAATAGAAAATCAACATTATGATGGCATTTTTTCTTTCCAAAGTTAAATCCCAACCCTAAGGGCCCCTACGTCCCGACCCAATAGAGCATCTAGGGAtgtaaatcataataatttaGCTGAACACATAGGTTAGACCTTTACTTACTGCGCACAAGAGTCTCGCTCATCACTTACGTACTGTCACATTTTTTGACTTTGAATTTGATAAGCACACGGTGTCAATTGTTACATAAGTACCGTTAcattttccatatatattacatcaagtaacttaaaattttaatcaaaataCTGGAGAATTCACACATTAATTTATATTTGGACAATCTTAGCTCATCAACATTTGAACGGTCAAAAAGTTGAAATGTCGATTCTTGGTTGAAAAGAAATAGAGCAGATGATCGAAATCAAAGTTGTGCTACTCTGACTACTTTGCTGCCCCTATAAATGCACACAAAACTAACCAAACTGTGGATTCATATTCACACTCTCATCATCCTAAGACGACCAAATCGAAGTGGCAACAAAAGACCACCTtgactactactactacttagCTTATTCTCGCTTCCAACAAACATAAAAGTTCGCAAAAACAATGAGTGATGAAATGATCCCAACTTCCCCATCTCAATGGGATTATTATCAAATCCCCTACTCCCATCACCACCAAACATCATTTCAACCCGATTTTTCTGTTTATCCTCAAACCGTCCCAGATACCAATCAGACACTACTCCGAGACGATCAAACCGCTACTAGCGGTCTAATCATCCCGAACCCTCCTGAAAACCCTAGTGTCAGCGAGTCGATGAGCCCCAAAAGCGGTGTAGCAAAGCGGGCGGCGAGGCGGCGGTCGAGGGCTTCCAAGAAAGCCCCCACCACTCTCCTCAATGCAAGCCTCACAAACTTCCGATCACTAGTGCAACAATACACCGGCTGCCATTCATCATCTTCACCACACTCTTCAATATTGAGGAATCAACGAGGTCCGATCACTCTGAGCTTTGGACCGCCGCCGGGTACCGATTTTCCGACGTCCGGCGAGCAAGCTTGGCATCATGGACAA encodes:
- the LOC116027654 gene encoding VQ motif-containing protein 22 — encoded protein: MSDEMIPTSPSQWDYYQIPYSHHHQTSFQPDFSVYPQTVPDTNQTLLRDDQTATSGLIIPNPPENPSVSESMSPKSGVAKRAARRRSRASKKAPTTLLNASLTNFRSLVQQYTGCHSSSSPHSSILRNQRGPITLSFGPPPGTDFPTSGEQAWHHGQEQQQLQGQHLMYNNHNSFVDATSFTYSGVDNDNNNNGSSRSSNPSTSVLNVDDYDEW